One Homo sapiens chromosome 13, GRCh38.p14 Primary Assembly genomic window carries:
- the RB1 gene encoding retinoblastoma-associated protein isoform 5 (isoform 5 is encoded by transcript variant 5), with the protein MVCNSDRVLKRSAEGSNPPKPLKKLRFDIEGSDEADGSKHLPGESKFQQKLAEMTSTRTRMQKQKMNDSMDTSNKEEK; encoded by the exons ATGGTATGTAACAGCGACCGTGTGCTCAAAAGAAGTGCTGAAGGAAGCAACCCTCCTAAACCACTGAAAAAACTACGCTTTGATATTGAAGGATCAGATGAAGCAGATGGAAG TAAACATCTCCCAGGAGAGTCCAAATTTCAGCAGAAACTGGCAGAAATGA cttctacTCGAACACGAatgcaaaagcagaaaatgaATGATAGCATGGATACCTCAAACAAGGAAGAGAAATGA